In the Marinobacter sp. Arc7-DN-1 genome, CGACAGAAAGTACCGGCAGTCGTTTGAAATCCTGCTGAACAAGACCGAACTCACCGATGCCATGAGCCGCACTCTGAAACGGGAGCGGGCATTGACCGCGTCGATTATTGCCATGTTTCGGGATCTGGTTGGCCAGGCCGTTCAGCTTGGTCTGATCAAAACGGAGGAAGATCCGGAAGATCTGGGGCTGTTGAGTTATACCTACCTGATGGGTATCACCCAGACCTGGCTGTTCGCGCCGAAGCTGTTTTCATTGAAACAGGAGGCGGCATTTTTCCGACGGCAATTCTGGGTGTTACTCGGCCGTGACTGAACGCTCCTTCTCAAGCAACTGCTGTTTGCGGTCGAGGCCCCAGCGATAGCCTCCGAGCGAGCCGTCGCTTCTCAACACCCGGTGGCAGGGTATCAATATCGCGATGCGATTCCTGCCGCAGGCGGAGGCCACTGCCCGAACCGCTTTGGGTTCCCCAAGGCGCCTTGCCAGTTCTGTGTAGCTCACCACCTCGCCTTCCCGAACGCTTAACAACAGCTTCCAGACTCTTGTCTGGAAGGCAGTGCCACGAATATCGAGAGGCACGTCAGGGCGGGGTTTGTTTTGGCAGAGGTGTTCATCAAGCGCGACCATCCAGGCATCCAGTTCCGGAGACTCACTGGCCCCTGACGGGGCGAGCCGGGCTTTCGGGAATTCCTTCTGCAGTTGCTCGTGCAAGGTCTCTTCATCGTCGCCAAATTCGGCAAAGCACACACCCTTGTCGGTGGCGGCCATCATCAGCAGGCCAAGTGCAGTTTGCCTGCTGGCATAGGCGATCATTTCACCTTCGCCGCCTTTTCCATAACGCGACGGCGGCATGCCCACCTGCCGGTCCGGTGCGCCATACACCCGGCTGACCGAGCCAAAGCCGGCATCGTAGATGGCATCGGTGACGGCCTGGCCAGTTCGCAGCGCCTGTTTGAACGCGCG is a window encoding:
- a CDS encoding TetR family transcriptional regulator; protein product: MRRTKEDAEKTRQTVLEAALKLFSRDGYSLTTLSRIAKEGGCSRGPIYWHFENKDDLYEAVLAYSQEPLEALVAECSAMRDTPIAAMDHFIERWLGLLANDRKYRQSFEILLNKTELTDAMSRTLKRERALTASIIAMFRDLVGQAVQLGLIKTEEDPEDLGLLSYTYLMGITQTWLFAPKLFSLKQEAAFFRRQFWVLLGRD
- a CDS encoding bifunctional transcriptional activator/DNA repair enzyme AdaA codes for the protein MPRSQHHPLPPASGEPEAATPVADRMVALARYIESRPDEPLRLADLAEIAGLSASHLQRSFKETFGLSPKAYQDALRMRAFKQALRTGQAVTDAIYDAGFGSVSRVYGAPDRQVGMPPSRYGKGGEGEMIAYASRQTALGLLMMAATDKGVCFAEFGDDEETLHEQLQKEFPKARLAPSGASESPELDAWMVALDEHLCQNKPRPDVPLDIRGTAFQTRVWKLLLSVREGEVVSYTELARRLGEPKAVRAVASACGRNRIAILIPCHRVLRSDGSLGGYRWGLDRKQQLLEKERSVTAE